The following are encoded together in the Bactrocera neohumeralis isolate Rockhampton chromosome 6, APGP_CSIRO_Bneo_wtdbg2-racon-allhic-juicebox.fasta_v2, whole genome shotgun sequence genome:
- the LOC126763260 gene encoding farnesol dehydrogenase-like, with the protein MERWQNRVAVVTGASSGIGSATVKDLLKANLIVVGLARRLERMEALKAQLPAEQQKRFHAVACDVSSQESVDTAFDWIIKELGGVDILINNAGIFAGGQISTQDPVELQNVLQTNVMGVVYCTQRAFKSMKERNFDGHVVVVNSVLGHSIPMTLGNNQPPALSIYPSSKYAVTALSEVLRQEFKGLGTKIKITSVSPGLTDTEIVPEHYKNSGIPILKAEDISSCILFTLSTPPHMQVHEITVTA; encoded by the exons ATGGAACGTTGGCAAAATCGTGTTGCAGTCGTTACCGGCGCCAGCTCCGGCATAGGTTCTGCCACCGTTAAGGATCTGTTGAAAGCTAATTTGATTGTCGTGGGTCTGGCGCGGCGCTTGGAGCGTATGGAAGCACTGAAGGCACAATTACCCGCTGAACAACAAAAACGCTTTCACGCCGTCGCTTGTGATGTTTCATCACAGGAATCCGTAGATACAGCATTCGATTGGATCATCAAGGAGTTGGGAGGCGTCGATATCCTTATCAATAATGCGGGTATTTTCGCCGGTGGCCAGATTAGCACTCAGGATCCGGTGGAATTGCAAAATGTTTTACAAACCAACGTAATGGGCGTGGTATATTGCACACAGCGTGCCTTTAAATCGATGAAAGAACGTAATTTTGATGGTCATGTGGTTGTTGTTAATAGTGTGTTGGGTCACAGTATACCTATGACGCTCGGTAACAATCAGCCAccagcgctttccatttatccGTCTTCTAAGTATGCAGTGACCGCCTTATCGGAGGTATTGCGTCAGGAATTTAAAGGACTGGGCACCAAAATTAAGATAact aGTGTTAGTCCCGGTTTAACTGATACTGAAATTGTGCCAGAACATTATAAAAACTCCGGCATACCAATTCTGAAAGCGGAAGATATTTCGAGCTGCATTTTGTTTACACTCTCCACACCACCACATATGCAGGTGCACGAGATCACTGTGAcagcataa